The proteins below are encoded in one region of Clostridium estertheticum:
- a CDS encoding flagellar hook-basal body complex protein → MIRALYTAVTGLITGEARQSTVTNNIANSNTNGYKAENLSIKSFDDVLIQNYDKMVNGKNTKNIIGSLSQGSKVDDVNTDFAQGVLQTTDKSTDFAIEGKGFFTVQSNNGITTKNYYTRTGDFHIDGSGFLVTDSGDKVLGKNIATNAMEPIFVGDGKVQSDKYGNVSVNGKSQYKFDLVDFKDYNTIKKVGDNLYDAPNPIQNANVTVRQGSLEKSNVNVTNEMVNMMEIMRNFESNQKVMQAIDETLGKAVNEVGTVK, encoded by the coding sequence ATGATTAGAGCTTTATACACAGCAGTTACAGGACTTATAACTGGAGAAGCAAGGCAAAGCACCGTAACTAATAATATAGCCAATTCCAATACAAATGGATATAAAGCTGAGAATCTTTCTATCAAGTCATTTGATGATGTTTTAATACAAAATTATGATAAAATGGTAAATGGTAAAAATACAAAAAATATTATTGGCTCTCTTAGTCAGGGAAGTAAAGTTGATGATGTAAATACAGATTTTGCTCAAGGTGTTCTGCAAACGACAGATAAATCTACAGATTTTGCAATTGAGGGAAAAGGCTTTTTTACAGTTCAAAGTAATAACGGAATAACTACTAAAAATTATTATACAAGAACTGGTGATTTCCATATTGATGGAAGTGGTTTTTTAGTAACAGATAGTGGGGATAAAGTTTTAGGTAAAAATATTGCAACAAATGCTATGGAACCGATATTTGTAGGTGACGGTAAAGTTCAATCTGATAAATATGGAAATGTTAGTGTCAATGGTAAAAGTCAATATAAATTTGATCTAGTTGACTTTAAAGATTATAACACTATTAAAAAAGTTGGAGATAACTTGTATGATGCACCAAATCCTATTCAAAATGCAAATGTTACTGTAAGACAAGGTTCCCTTGAAAAATCAAATGTTAATGTAACAAATGAAATGGTAAATATGATGGAGATTATGAGAAATTTTGAAAGTAATCAAAAGGTTATGCAAGCTATTGATGAGACTTTAGGTAAAGCCGTAAATGAAGTAGGAACAGTTAAATAA
- a CDS encoding flagellar hook-basal body complex protein has translation MLRIIWDSKSAMMAQQEKLDTISNNIANVNTNGYKKLNTNFKDLVYETLDRKGYPVSTGSKTTLQNGTGVRVGEWKRDNTQGALTQTGLSTDLAIDGTGYFEVTQPDGSKAYTRAGNFLSDASGTIVDEKGNRLSIVDPSGKNINTVNGTNKFTANNFQVSENGNVSIKGTNAVVGKIKISTVVGDNSMISIGDNLFQPKPGTNVVDSKDYSINQGYLEGSNVDIATEMTDMLMTQRAFQLSSSTLKTADEMWQMANNLRG, from the coding sequence ATGTTAAGAATTATATGGGATAGTAAAAGTGCTATGATGGCACAACAAGAAAAGTTAGATACTATATCAAATAATATTGCAAATGTAAATACAAATGGATATAAAAAGCTTAACACAAATTTCAAAGATCTTGTTTACGAGACACTTGATAGAAAAGGATACCCAGTAAGTACTGGTTCAAAAACTACCCTTCAAAATGGTACAGGTGTTAGAGTAGGAGAATGGAAAAGAGACAATACACAAGGTGCACTTACTCAGACAGGTTTATCAACTGATTTAGCTATAGATGGTACTGGTTATTTTGAAGTAACTCAGCCAGACGGTAGCAAGGCTTATACAAGGGCTGGTAATTTCCTTTCAGATGCAAGTGGAACTATTGTTGATGAGAAGGGTAATAGATTAAGTATAGTTGATCCCAGTGGTAAAAATATTAATACAGTAAATGGAACTAATAAATTTACTGCTAATAATTTTCAGGTTTCTGAAAATGGCAATGTATCTATAAAGGGTACCAATGCTGTTGTAGGAAAAATAAAAATTTCAACTGTTGTAGGGGATAATTCAATGATTTCAATAGGTGATAATTTATTTCAGCCAAAACCTGGCACAAATGTAGTGGATAGTAAAGATTATTCTATTAATCAAGGGTACTTAGAAGGATCAAATGTTGACATTGCTACTGAAATGACTGATATGCTTATGACTCAAAGGGCCTTTCAGCTTAGCTCAAGTACTTTAAAAACAGCTGATGAAATGTGGCAAATGGCTAATAATTTGCGAGGCTAA
- a CDS encoding putative manganese-dependent inorganic diphosphatase yields the protein MKNIVYITGHKNPDTDSICSAIAYSEFKNKTGKLTAVPIRLGETNSETKFILKYFSVAEPELITTVKTQISDLDIDVVAPISPDISLKMAWSIMKKKNVKTLPVIDENDQLAGVASVSNLASNYLDIWDNSILAKSNTPLENILDTLSAKCLYKPETPFKITGKIIVAAMHPDSTKTVIEAGDIGICGDRDDSQCLLIKSKASLVIITGDHAPTAEVMELAKTNECTIVLTPYDTFTASRLITQSIPIDYVMTRKNLVTFNTEDFIDEIKYTMIETRYRSYPVLDENNKVVGSISRFHLISENKKKVILVDHNEKTQSVLGLEDAEILEIIDHHRIADVQTGQPIYFRNEPVGSTSTIVATIFFENGIRPSKSVAGILCAAIISDTLLLKSPTSTIVDELTLKRLAQIADLNIEAFAKEMFKAGTSLDGKTAEEIFYQDFKPFTLSGFKVGVSQVGTMYIEGFDTIKADIIDLMNKKATENGFNLIILMLTDILNGGSVLIAAGEHKDVVSKAFNVTLTDSGIYIPGLVSRKKQVIPPITVALSKI from the coding sequence ATGAAAAACATTGTTTATATTACTGGTCACAAAAATCCAGATACTGATTCTATTTGTTCTGCTATTGCCTATTCAGAATTTAAAAATAAAACAGGTAAACTTACTGCTGTGCCTATAAGGCTCGGTGAAACAAATTCCGAAACAAAATTTATTCTTAAGTATTTTTCAGTAGCTGAACCTGAACTTATAACTACAGTTAAAACACAAATTTCTGATTTAGACATTGATGTTGTAGCTCCAATTTCACCGGATATTTCTCTAAAAATGGCTTGGTCTATTATGAAGAAAAAGAATGTTAAGACCCTCCCTGTAATAGATGAAAATGATCAACTAGCTGGTGTAGCTTCAGTTTCAAATCTTGCTTCAAACTATTTAGATATTTGGGACAATTCTATTCTTGCAAAGAGTAATACACCCCTTGAAAATATTTTAGATACACTATCAGCTAAATGTTTATACAAACCAGAGACCCCTTTTAAAATAACTGGTAAAATTATTGTAGCAGCTATGCATCCTGATAGCACAAAAACAGTAATTGAAGCTGGGGATATTGGCATATGTGGCGATAGAGATGATTCACAGTGCTTACTTATTAAGTCAAAAGCATCGCTTGTAATTATTACAGGTGACCATGCACCAACAGCTGAAGTTATGGAACTTGCAAAAACTAACGAGTGTACAATTGTATTAACACCATATGACACATTTACAGCTTCTAGACTTATAACTCAAAGTATTCCTATAGATTATGTTATGACTAGAAAAAATCTTGTTACCTTTAATACAGAAGATTTTATTGATGAAATAAAATACACTATGATTGAGACTAGATATAGAAGTTATCCAGTTCTTGATGAAAATAATAAAGTGGTTGGAAGTATTTCAAGATTTCATTTAATATCAGAAAATAAAAAAAAGGTTATACTTGTAGATCATAATGAAAAAACCCAATCGGTACTAGGACTTGAAGATGCTGAAATATTAGAAATAATAGATCATCATAGAATTGCGGATGTTCAAACTGGTCAACCTATATATTTCAGAAATGAACCTGTGGGAAGCACTTCAACAATCGTAGCAACCATATTCTTTGAAAATGGAATTAGACCATCAAAAAGTGTTGCTGGAATTTTATGTGCAGCGATTATTTCTGATACATTATTACTAAAATCACCAACATCTACGATAGTTGACGAACTAACTTTAAAAAGATTAGCTCAGATTGCCGACTTAAATATAGAAGCGTTTGCTAAAGAAATGTTTAAAGCCGGTACCTCCCTGGACGGTAAAACAGCTGAAGAAATTTTCTACCAAGATTTTAAACCTTTTACCCTTAGCGGTTTTAAAGTAGGAGTATCACAAGTTGGTACAATGTATATTGAAGGCTTCGATACTATAAAAGCTGACATAATAGATTTAATGAATAAAAAAGCAACAGAAAATGGCTTCAACTTGATTATATTAATGCTAACTGATATATTAAATGGCGGTTCAGTATTAATAGCTGCAGGCGAACACAAAGATGTTGTTTCAAAAGCTTTTAATGTTACTTTAACAGATAGCGGTATATATATACCTGGTCTTGTTTCAAGAAAAAAACAGGTTATACCCCCTATTACAGTTGCCCTAAGTAAAATATAA
- a CDS encoding calcium-translocating P-type ATPase, PMCA-type has product MSNNNAKDKNKSSGLGYDSITSSKGLTNADAESRLKKYGLNKLESKKKISALQIFISQFNDFITWILIVATVLSGLMGEKADAITIFIIVIMNGILGFIQEFKTEKSLEALSKLAAPTAKVVRNGGISVINAIYLVPGDLVILESGDRIPADCILTECNNIMLDESLLTGESAGVSKGASSKENTIYMGTITLTGKAKAKVIATGMSTEMGKIADMLHSIDNERSPLKERLAHLGKILVILCIIICFVVTFMGIWRGQDKYEMFLLGVSLAVAAIPEGLTAIVTVALALGVSRMLKRNALVRKLPAVETLGCTSVICTDKTGTLTENNMTVKALYFDGQIYNVDNDKIPLNLMMKKAYTYCNDCNYDFSARNIEKCLFGDPTETALIKGFFSNAKELQEFLDKANRVYEIAFNSTRKIMSVIVKEDGREVCYVKGAPERVIEKCNYILIDGLIQPMLPIYKNKLMRSVEAMSNKALRCMACAYKVTGIVHNDNLESNLIFIGVAGIIDPPRKEVKDAVIKCKIAGIRPIMITGDHKNTAYAIGKDLEICKSPEEVITGDELDKLSDKELDKNIDNLKIFARVSPKHKLRIVKAFKHKNHIVAMTGDGVNDAPAIKEADIGIAMGISGTDVTKEASSMILLDDNFATIVSAVEEGRVIYNNIRKFIRYLLSCNLGEVLTMFLASLFYLENPLLPIQILFVNLVTDGLPAIALGVDPADPDIMLEKPRGKNESVFSRGLTEKIIIRGCLIGVCTILSFIGGKYYGMSIEACRTLALGTLVLSQLIHVFECRSEKHSLFEINPFTNMYLLGAVSISVIMLLSIVYIPFLQNVFHTIPLNLGQWLIVLFFSSIISFINSLYLYLTNKH; this is encoded by the coding sequence ATGTCAAATAACAATGCTAAGGATAAAAATAAGTCAAGTGGACTTGGTTATGATAGTATTACTTCATCAAAGGGGCTAACAAATGCAGATGCCGAGAGTAGGCTTAAAAAATATGGGCTTAATAAATTAGAAAGTAAAAAAAAGATATCAGCTCTTCAAATATTTATTTCTCAATTCAATGACTTTATTACTTGGATATTAATTGTAGCAACGGTGCTTTCAGGTCTTATGGGTGAAAAAGCAGATGCAATAACTATATTCATAATAGTTATAATGAATGGAATATTAGGATTTATTCAAGAGTTTAAAACTGAGAAGTCATTAGAGGCACTTAGTAAGCTTGCAGCACCAACAGCTAAAGTAGTTAGAAATGGAGGGATTTCAGTAATAAATGCAATATATTTAGTGCCTGGAGACCTCGTAATTTTAGAAAGTGGAGACAGAATTCCTGCAGATTGTATTTTGACTGAGTGTAATAACATCATGCTAGATGAGTCCTTACTTACTGGAGAATCCGCTGGAGTATCTAAAGGTGCAAGTTCTAAGGAAAATACCATTTATATGGGAACAATAACTCTGACTGGAAAAGCTAAAGCCAAAGTTATTGCAACAGGAATGAGTACGGAAATGGGGAAAATAGCAGATATGCTTCACAGTATAGATAATGAGAGGTCGCCATTAAAAGAACGATTGGCGCATCTTGGAAAAATATTAGTTATACTTTGTATAATAATTTGCTTTGTTGTAACGTTTATGGGAATTTGGCGTGGTCAAGATAAGTACGAAATGTTTTTACTAGGAGTAAGTCTTGCAGTAGCTGCAATCCCTGAGGGGTTAACTGCTATAGTTACAGTAGCTTTGGCACTTGGTGTATCCAGAATGCTTAAAAGAAATGCTCTAGTTAGAAAATTACCAGCCGTTGAAACTTTGGGTTGTACCTCTGTAATATGTACTGATAAAACGGGAACTTTAACTGAAAATAATATGACAGTAAAAGCATTATATTTTGATGGACAGATTTACAATGTTGACAATGACAAGATTCCGCTTAATTTAATGATGAAAAAAGCCTATACATACTGTAATGATTGTAATTATGATTTCAGTGCAAGAAATATTGAAAAGTGCTTATTTGGTGATCCAACAGAAACAGCATTGATTAAAGGCTTTTTCAGTAATGCTAAGGAGTTACAGGAATTTTTAGACAAAGCTAATCGTGTATATGAAATAGCATTTAATTCAACAAGAAAAATTATGTCCGTAATTGTTAAAGAAGATGGTAGAGAAGTTTGTTATGTAAAGGGTGCTCCGGAACGGGTTATAGAAAAATGTAATTATATATTAATTGATGGATTGATACAGCCGATGCTTCCCATTTATAAAAATAAACTAATGAGATCGGTTGAGGCTATGTCGAATAAAGCTTTAAGATGTATGGCATGTGCCTATAAGGTGACTGGTATTGTGCATAATGATAATTTGGAAAGTAACTTAATTTTTATAGGTGTAGCAGGTATAATCGATCCTCCAAGAAAAGAAGTAAAGGATGCAGTTATAAAGTGTAAGATTGCAGGTATAAGACCTATAATGATAACAGGAGATCATAAAAATACAGCTTATGCTATAGGAAAAGATTTAGAAATTTGTAAGTCTCCAGAGGAAGTTATAACTGGAGATGAACTAGATAAATTAAGTGATAAAGAATTAGATAAGAATATTGATAATTTAAAAATATTTGCAAGAGTGAGTCCTAAACACAAGCTAAGGATAGTTAAGGCATTTAAACATAAAAATCATATTGTAGCTATGACTGGTGACGGTGTTAATGATGCACCAGCTATAAAAGAGGCAGATATTGGTATAGCTATGGGTATATCTGGTACAGATGTAACTAAAGAGGCATCATCTATGATCTTACTCGATGACAATTTTGCGACTATTGTTTCTGCAGTTGAAGAAGGACGTGTAATATACAATAATATTAGAAAATTTATAAGATATTTATTATCCTGTAATTTGGGAGAAGTACTTACCATGTTTTTGGCTTCTTTATTTTATTTAGAGAATCCACTTCTTCCAATTCAAATTTTATTTGTAAATTTAGTTACGGATGGACTTCCAGCTATTGCATTGGGAGTAGATCCTGCAGATCCTGATATAATGCTCGAAAAACCTAGAGGGAAAAATGAAAGTGTATTTTCAAGAGGTCTTACAGAAAAGATTATCATACGTGGCTGCCTAATAGGTGTTTGTACTATATTGTCATTTATTGGTGGTAAATATTATGGTATGAGTATTGAGGCATGTAGAACACTTGCTCTTGGAACTTTAGTTTTATCTCAACTAATACATGTGTTTGAATGTAGATCTGAAAAACATTCTTTATTTGAAATTAACCCATTTACCAATATGTATTTATTGGGGGCTGTAAGTATATCGGTAATTATGTTACTTAGTATAGTTTATATTCCATTTTTACAGAATGTATTTCATACTATACCTCTTAATTTAGGACAATGGTTAATTGTTTTGTTTTTCTCAAGTATTATTTCCTTTATAAATAGTTTGTACTTATATTTAACAAACAAGCACTGA
- a CDS encoding AAA family ATPase translates to MSKELTPKDIIYEFDIENIDARETLDSMPQYLDVIKNIKTAMSIDKEGFNVYLIDDFSKESLKDITECVDKILQNNSKPKDICYVLYEDEKSPKPIVVSNGGGNRLKDILEELQDEYLECTFKFYNNSSNKEKEGIQEGIQKKRNELIGGLIDIAKDRGFDIKSTNSGFTFIPLSKGKEMSENEYDTLDKERKEEILATAKMLKEKAKDTLEKLKDFEVIDLEKIKQIMEIYYKNEMSQIKDDFKDMFMEDEVVVEYIDIVCSSIETRLIDNYSMNYDDDEEQINEIIYKYIVNVIVDNSNNKVPPVIFEQDPNLTNLIGNIEYENHKGVYSTNVGFIRSGSLLKANEGCLIIRINSLLSNPLAYNQLKKSLLTEKVDVGANSNHYEIISLNTLKPEPISIKTKIILIGDYETYDLLYNYDEDFKKIFTIKAECNPVQNIDNNLKNSLVFGINKICLENNFKSLTNGAIREVARIMSRRVESKKKVYYDKHEIKKLLILASNKVESENRAEINVNDIIDVGYTKDIMEKEILNHYTEKKMLIDVTNSKIGQVNGLSVIDTGYFSFGKPIKITCCCYKGAGNVIDVQQESNLSGSIHSKSINILKGYMSNINGGFSRLPVDFHLSFEQIYGKIDGDSASVAEIISMLSALSKIPVKQNIALTGSVNQFGEVQPIGGVNHKIEGFFAACKALDTIKGKGVLIPLSNADDLVLNGEVEQEIKNGNFHIYTMTSIDDAIQVLMGDSDQNFESVMLIISKELKKYSSRK, encoded by the coding sequence ATGAGTAAGGAATTAACTCCAAAGGATATAATATATGAATTTGATATTGAGAATATAGATGCAAGGGAAACATTAGATTCCATGCCACAATATTTAGATGTAATAAAAAATATTAAAACTGCTATGAGTATAGATAAAGAGGGTTTTAATGTTTATTTAATAGACGATTTTTCAAAGGAAAGCCTTAAGGATATTACTGAATGTGTAGATAAAATCCTTCAGAATAATAGTAAACCAAAAGATATTTGTTATGTATTATATGAAGATGAAAAATCTCCTAAACCTATTGTTGTAAGTAATGGGGGTGGAAATAGGTTAAAAGATATACTTGAGGAATTACAGGATGAGTATTTAGAGTGTACATTTAAGTTTTATAATAATTCATCAAATAAAGAAAAAGAGGGAATCCAAGAAGGAATTCAAAAAAAAAGGAATGAACTTATTGGGGGTCTAATAGATATAGCAAAAGATAGGGGTTTTGATATAAAGTCTACTAATAGTGGGTTTACATTCATTCCTTTAAGTAAAGGAAAGGAAATGTCAGAGAATGAATATGATACACTAGATAAAGAGAGAAAAGAAGAAATTTTAGCTACGGCAAAAATGTTAAAAGAAAAAGCTAAGGATACTTTAGAGAAATTAAAAGACTTTGAAGTAATAGACTTAGAAAAAATAAAACAAATAATGGAAATATACTACAAAAATGAAATGAGTCAAATAAAAGATGACTTTAAAGATATGTTTATGGAAGATGAAGTTGTAGTGGAGTATATTGATATAGTATGTAGCAGTATAGAAACAAGACTTATAGATAATTATTCTATGAATTATGATGATGATGAAGAACAAATAAATGAAATTATCTACAAATATATTGTTAATGTAATTGTAGATAACAGCAATAATAAAGTGCCGCCAGTAATTTTTGAGCAAGATCCTAATTTAACGAACCTAATTGGGAATATAGAATATGAAAATCACAAAGGTGTTTATTCAACTAATGTTGGATTTATAAGGAGCGGCAGTTTGCTTAAAGCAAATGAAGGGTGTTTGATAATTAGAATAAATAGTTTATTAAGTAACCCTTTGGCGTATAATCAACTAAAGAAATCGTTACTAACAGAAAAGGTAGATGTTGGAGCTAACAGTAACCATTATGAGATTATTTCTTTAAATACTTTAAAACCAGAACCTATATCCATCAAAACAAAAATTATTCTTATTGGAGATTACGAGACATACGACTTGCTTTATAATTATGATGAGGACTTTAAAAAAATTTTCACTATAAAAGCAGAATGTAATCCAGTACAGAATATAGATAATAATCTAAAAAACTCTTTAGTATTTGGGATTAATAAGATTTGCCTTGAAAATAATTTTAAATCACTTACAAACGGAGCGATTAGAGAAGTGGCAAGGATAATGTCTAGGAGGGTAGAAAGTAAGAAAAAAGTTTATTATGACAAACATGAGATTAAAAAATTATTAATCTTAGCTAGTAATAAGGTTGAGTCAGAAAATAGAGCTGAGATTAATGTAAATGATATAATTGACGTAGGGTACACAAAAGATATTATGGAAAAGGAAATTTTAAATCACTATACTGAAAAGAAAATGCTTATTGATGTTACGAATAGTAAAATAGGACAAGTGAATGGACTATCAGTAATTGATACAGGATATTTTAGTTTTGGTAAGCCGATAAAAATTACATGTTGTTGTTATAAGGGAGCAGGCAATGTAATAGACGTTCAGCAAGAGAGCAATCTAAGTGGTAGCATTCATAGTAAATCTATTAATATTTTGAAGGGGTATATGAGTAATATTAATGGCGGATTTAGTAGATTACCAGTTGATTTTCACTTAAGCTTTGAACAAATATACGGAAAAATAGATGGTGATAGTGCATCAGTTGCAGAAATAATAAGTATGCTTTCCGCCCTAAGCAAAATACCAGTAAAGCAAAACATTGCCCTTACAGGTTCGGTAAATCAATTTGGAGAAGTCCAACCTATTGGAGGAGTAAACCATAAAATAGAAGGTTTCTTTGCAGCCTGCAAAGCCTTAGACACTATAAAAGGCAAAGGCGTATTGATTCCATTATCCAATGCAGACGATTTAGTCCTAAATGGGGAAGTTGAACAGGAAATTAAAAATGGAAACTTTCATATATATACAATGACCTCGATCGATGATGCAATTCAAGTGCTAATGGGGGATTCAGATCAAAACTTTGAATCTGTAATGTTAATCATTAGTAAAGAGCTAAAGAAATACAGTAGCAGAAAATAA
- the ychF gene encoding redox-regulated ATPase YchF, with protein sequence MKLGIVGLPNVGKSTLFNAITKAGAESANYPFCTIEPNVGVVSVPDKRLDVLQGIYDSKKIIHTAIEFYDIAGLVKGASKGEGLGNKFLSHIREVASIVHVVRCFVDENIIHVDGNVDPLRDIDTINLELIFSDLDVLERRLERSQKLVRSGDKTAKMEYELMERIKEHLEANLPARTLEFTEEETIFVNSLFLITSKPVLYAANISEDDLMSGNTENDMVKKVQEFAKNENSEVIVVCASLEEELSTLDDAEKMELLQEYGLNETGLDKLIHSSYRLLGLMSYLTAGPQEIRAWTIHVGTKAPAAAGKIHSDIERGFIRAEIVSYDKLVECGSEAAAKEKGQYRLEGKEYIMQDGDVVNFRFNV encoded by the coding sequence ATGAAGCTAGGAATTGTAGGTTTACCAAATGTAGGAAAAAGCACATTATTTAATGCAATTACAAAGGCAGGCGCAGAATCTGCTAACTATCCATTTTGTACTATAGAACCAAATGTAGGTGTTGTAAGTGTTCCAGACAAAAGACTGGATGTATTACAAGGTATTTACGATAGTAAAAAGATAATTCACACTGCAATTGAATTTTATGATATAGCTGGCCTCGTAAAGGGAGCAAGCAAAGGAGAAGGTTTAGGTAATAAATTTTTATCCCACATAAGAGAGGTTGCATCTATTGTTCATGTAGTAAGATGTTTTGTAGATGAAAACATCATACATGTAGATGGTAATGTTGATCCACTTCGAGATATAGACACTATTAACTTAGAACTTATTTTTTCTGATCTTGATGTATTAGAGAGAAGACTCGAAAGATCACAAAAACTTGTTCGTTCTGGAGATAAAACGGCAAAAATGGAATATGAACTTATGGAAAGAATAAAAGAGCACCTTGAAGCAAATCTCCCAGCAAGGACCCTTGAATTTACCGAGGAAGAAACTATTTTCGTAAACAGTCTTTTCCTAATTACTTCAAAGCCAGTATTATATGCTGCAAACATTAGTGAAGATGATCTTATGTCTGGTAATACAGAAAATGATATGGTTAAAAAAGTTCAGGAATTTGCTAAAAATGAAAATTCAGAAGTAATTGTAGTTTGTGCAAGCCTAGAGGAAGAATTATCTACTTTAGACGATGCGGAAAAAATGGAGCTTTTACAAGAATATGGTCTTAATGAAACAGGCCTAGATAAACTTATTCATTCAAGTTATAGACTACTTGGACTAATGAGTTACTTAACTGCTGGTCCTCAAGAAATAAGAGCCTGGACTATACACGTTGGAACTAAAGCACCAGCTGCAGCAGGTAAAATTCATTCTGATATAGAAAGAGGTTTTATAAGAGCAGAAATAGTTTCTTATGATAAATTAGTTGAATGTGGTAGCGAAGCTGCTGCTAAGGAAAAAGGCCAATATAGACTTGAAGGAAAAGAGTACATCATGCAAGATGGTGATGTAGTCAACTTTAGATTTAACGTATAA
- the mraZ gene encoding division/cell wall cluster transcriptional repressor MraZ yields the protein MFIGEYQHAIDSKNRMIIPTKFREGLGSEFILTKGLDGCLYIYTMDEWKIMEEKLKKLPLTSKDARAFVRFFFSGANEITSDKQGRALIPQNLCEYASIKKEIVSIGVSTRIEIWAKDKWDKYNESDMNFDEIAEKMNELGL from the coding sequence ATGTTTATCGGTGAATATCAACATGCCATTGATAGTAAAAACAGAATGATTATTCCCACAAAATTTCGCGAGGGACTAGGCAGCGAATTTATATTGACTAAGGGCCTTGATGGGTGCTTGTATATATATACAATGGACGAATGGAAAATAATGGAGGAAAAACTAAAAAAACTTCCATTAACGAGTAAGGATGCCAGAGCGTTTGTGCGATTTTTTTTCTCAGGTGCAAATGAAATAACAAGTGATAAGCAAGGAAGGGCCTTAATACCACAAAATTTATGTGAATACGCTTCAATTAAAAAGGAAATAGTAAGTATAGGGGTATCAACTAGAATAGAAATATGGGCTAAAGACAAATGGGATAAATATAATGAGTCAGATATGAATTTTGATGAGATTGCAGAAAAAATGAACGAATTAGGTTTATAA
- the rsmH gene encoding 16S rRNA (cytosine(1402)-N(4))-methyltransferase RsmH: MEFKHISVLLNECIEALDIKEDGIYVDCTLGGAGHSLEILKRLSSKGRLIGIDQDEDALKAAKEKIKEFNNVTYVHDNFYNIKSILDKLEIEKVDGIFMDLGVSSYQLDNTERGFSYMRDAKLDMRMDRSKGITAFDVVNNYEEEQIADVLRNYGEEKFSKRIAGFIVDRRKDKPIETTLELVNVIDAAIPAKFKRDGGHPAKRTFQGIRIEVNGELKILDKAIEDGIERLNSGGRMAIITFQSLEDRIVKVKFKSLEDPCKCPKELPMCVCGKTPIVKLISRKPIRATEEELEVNSRSRSAKLRVAEKI; encoded by the coding sequence ATGGAGTTTAAACATATATCAGTTTTATTAAATGAGTGTATTGAAGCACTTGATATAAAGGAAGATGGAATTTATGTTGATTGTACACTAGGAGGTGCAGGTCATTCACTTGAAATTTTAAAAAGGTTATCTTCTAAAGGAAGGCTTATTGGAATTGATCAAGACGAGGATGCACTAAAGGCTGCAAAGGAAAAGATTAAGGAATTTAACAACGTTACATACGTACATGATAATTTTTACAATATAAAATCAATACTAGACAAACTAGAAATTGAAAAAGTAGATGGGATTTTTATGGATTTAGGCGTTTCGTCATATCAATTAGATAATACAGAACGTGGATTTAGTTATATGAGAGATGCAAAACTTGATATGAGAATGGACAGAAGTAAAGGAATAACAGCTTTTGATGTTGTAAATAATTATGAAGAGGAGCAAATAGCGGATGTTTTAAGAAATTATGGTGAAGAAAAATTTTCTAAAAGAATTGCTGGTTTTATAGTGGATAGAAGAAAAGACAAACCAATTGAAACAACGCTTGAGCTAGTGAATGTTATAGATGCAGCTATCCCTGCAAAGTTTAAGAGAGATGGAGGTCACCCGGCTAAAAGAACTTTCCAAGGCATAAGGATTGAAGTTAATGGGGAACTGAAAATACTTGATAAAGCAATAGAAGATGGGATAGAGAGGCTAAACTCTGGTGGAAGAATGGCGATTATTACATTCCAGTCACTAGAGGATAGAATTGTTAAAGTTAAATTCAAAAGCTTAGAAGACCCATGTAAATGTCCAAAAGAGTTACCTATGTGTGTGTGTGGTAAAACACCAATCGTAAAACTTATTAGTAGAAAACCTATAAGGGCAACAGAGGAAGAACTGGAGGTAAATAGTAGGAGTAGAAGTGCAAAACTAAGAGTGGCAGAAAAAATTTAG